GGCAGTGTGCATCGATAAAACCGGGCACCACGGTGGCACCGTCAAGGTCGATGCTCCGTTCGGCGGTGCATCCCTCCAGCTCCTCGTCAAAGCCGGCAATCCGGCCGTTGAGCACCCCCACTGAACGGGCAGCGGGCCGCTCCTCCTCCAAGGTGACGATGTTCCCGCCGTGCAGGATGAGGTCAAGTTTCATCGGATTCCTTCCAGCGCCGCCGGTTCCGCACTGCGGCCGGGGACTGAGGCTGTGTCTCGTGCGAGGGTGTTGGCCGTGGCGGGAGCCATGGTGTCCGGATCTGTCAGCACATGCAGCAGCGCCAGGCGCCCGCTGTCCAGGGCCCGGTCCAGTGCCGGGCCGAACGCAGCGGTGTTCTCCACCCGCTCTCCGTGTCCGCCGAAGCTGCGGATCCAGCCGGCAAAGTCCGGGTTGGCAAGCGCTGTGCCGGAGGGCCGCTCCGGATATTTTTGGCGCTGATGTGCCACGATCGTGCCGTAGCCGCCGTTGTCCACCACAATCACCAGCGGGGCTGCGCCCTGTGCTGCGGCGACGGCCAGTTCCTGGGCGTTCATGAAGAAGTCACCGTCACCGCAAACGGCAACCACCGGGCGTTCGGGGTGGATCAGCGATGCAGCCACCGCGGCAGGCACTGCCAATCCCATGGCACCGTTGCGCGGGCCCACCAGGGATCCCGCGCCGTGGTGACTGAGGTAGCGGGCGCCCCAGATGGTGGCGTTCCCGGCTCCGTAAGTCAGGATCCGGTTCTCCGGCAGCCGCCCTTCCAGGAGGCCAAAGGCCACTGCCAGGTCGACGCCGGAGCCTCCGTCCGGCCGCGGTACGGCGTACCGCCGCTGATCAGCGGCGAGTGCTTCCATCCACGCACCGTCCCGATCTCCGCGGGCCGCCAAAGGATCCGGCAGGGACCGGGTGAAAGCCGCGGGGGTCACGGTCAGATGCAGGTCGATGCGTCCGTCGTGGCCTGCTGCATCGGGATCGGGCAGCACCAGGACGGTTGGTGTTCCCGCCCCGCGCGTGTAGCCGTCGCTGAGGACGTCGGTGCGCGCACAGCCAACAAAGAGCAGCAGGTCCGCCTCGTCCAGCCGTGCCGCCAGGGTGTCGGCCCGCCCATATCCCAGCCACCCGGCCCAGGCCGCAGAAGTGTGCGGCACGGCGTCGTAGGACCGGAAATCCGCAGCCACCGGAACCCGTGCCGAGACTGCCCATGCGGCCAGCTGCCCGCCGTCGTCGGCCGTCCAGCCTTCCCCGCCAACGATCAGCAGCGGACGCTCCGCACGAGCCAGCCGGGTTGTCAGCTCGTCAAGATCCGCTCCACCGGGCTGCGCGGCGGCGATTCTGCGGGGCGGCACGGTCCCCTGTCCGGCCGGACGCACGAGTACGTCCTCGGGCAGCCCGATCACCACCGGCCCGGGCCGTCCGGAGGCGGCCAGGTGCATGGCTTCGGCTACGGTTTGCGCTGCCCGGCGTTCGTCGTCGAGCACCATCACTTTTTTGGCCGTGGTGGAGAACCAACCCTCCAGGCTGAACTCCTGGAAGGCGCCCCGGCCGCGGTCTGCGTGCGGAATCAGTCCGACAAAAAGGACCAGCGCAGTGGCGTCCTGCCAGGCCGTGTGGACCGCGATCATGGCGTTGGCCGCTCCCGGCCCGCGGGTCACCATTGCCACGCCGGGTGCGCCGGTGAGCCGGGACTCCGCGAGCGCCATAAACCCGGCTCCGCCCTCCTGCCGGCAGACCACTGTCCGGATGGCTGAATCATGGAGCCCGTCCAGGACGTCCAGGAAGCTTTCACCGGGGACGGTGTAGATCCGCTTTACGCCGTGCTCTTCCAGCTGGCGGACAATGAGATGGCCTGCTGAGCGCTGTGCCACAAGAAATTCCTTCCGTTTGACCTAGTGCTTGAAGCCGGGAAGGTCCACGCTCATGCGCGGGGCGATGGTTCCGGCGGCCGCAGTGAACAGGCTCAGCACCACCAGCATCGCCGCAGCCGGCCACCAGTGATCGGATGCCGCCGCCACCAGGCCGGTGGCCACCAGCGGAATGAAGCCCGACACCATGCCGGCGGTGTTCTGCGCGAACCCGACGCCCGTGTACCGGGTGCGGGCGGGGAAGAGCCCCGTCAGGATGGTGCCGTTTGCGGCGTACGGGAGGGACAGGGTGGCCACGGCCAGTGTCATCCCCAGGATCACCAGCACCGGCGTGCCGGAGGTGATGAGCAGGAAAGAGGGGATGGCTGCGACGGCGGATCCGAGGCCGCCGTAGAGGATCACCCGGCTGGAGCCGAAGCGCTCGCCGAGCCGCCCGCCCAGGATGAGCACGGGAATTTCCACCGCCGCGGCCACCATGCCGCCCAGCAGCATCAGCTGGGAGGAGTAGCCCAGGATGGACACGCCGTAGTAGACCACGAAGGCGGTCACCAGGTAGAAGCCGCCGACGCCGAGCAATGCAGCGGCCATGCCTACGATGATCTGCTTCCAGGAGTCCTTCAGGGTGGTGCGGATGGGGGTCTTTTCCACCTGCCCGTGTTCAAGCAGCTCCGCAAACACGGGAGATTCCTCCAGCCGGCTGCGGATGTACACGGCAACAAGGAGCATCGGAATGGCGGCAAGGAAGGGAATGCGCCAGCCGAAGCTGTCAAAGTTTTCCTGCGAGAACAGCAGTGTCATCAGGAAGAATCCGCCCGAGGACAGGATGGTTCCGATAGGTGAACCAATCTGCGGGAACGCGGCGTACCGGGCACGGCGCTCCAGCGGTGCGTTTTCCACCACGATGGTCATGGCTCCGGACCATTCCCCGCCCACGAACAGGCCCTGGGCCACGCGCAGGAGCACCAGGAGGACCGGGGCGGCGATGCCGATGGCCGCGTAGGTGGGCAGCGCACCGATCAGGCCCGTGATGATTCCGATGCCCACGATGGTGATCATGAGCGTCTTGCGCCGGCCGATCCGGTCCCCCATGGCGCCGAAGAACATTCCGCCCAGCGGCCGTGCCAGCAGGCCGACGCCGAACGTCGCGAACGAGGCCAGGGCCGCCGCCGTGGCATTCTCATTGGTGAAGTATTGAACGTTGAAGATCAGCGCTGCAGCGGCGCTGAAGAGGAAAAAGTCGTACCACTCCATGGCGGTGCCGATCAGGGCTCCGACAGAAACCTTCATGGCCTCTTTGTCGGTGAGAGTCCGGGTTGCCCCGGCCTCGAGGTTCAGTGGTTGTGTCATGCCTGCCTCCGCAGCTGCTGGTGCCAAACCGTTCAAACGGTCGTTCTGGACGGGAACGAAGCACCAGCATCTCAGGGCGCTCCGTATGACGCGTGCAACAAATTCAGTGGATTACGCCCCGTAAGATGTGCAAAAGCACAAAAACAGGGCGGTTTATCAAGTGGTAATCATGCAGAAACACGGATTTAACATAGAGGACTCCTCAGCACGGTGGACCGCACTCCTGGACGGGCTCAGCGTGGAGCGGCTGACTGCGCTGTTCCTGGAGCGGGTACTGCAGCTGAATGACTACCACGACGGCGCGTTGCCGGCCAGCGAGATCCGCCGCACCGCCACCGTGTCCTTCGGCGCACTGATTGAAAGCCTGCGTCCTCGGGATGACAGCCCGCGCCTGGTGGCGGAGCGCCACGACATTGCCCTGGATGTGGGGGTCTCACGCGCCCGGGCAGGTGTTCCGGTGGAGTCGCTGATGACGGCGATACGCCTGGATTTCACCATCCTGTGGAGCGAGCTGATGAACCTGGCTGATGCCGCGGATGCCGAACTGCTGGTCCGGCGGGCCGAGACTGTCTGGGAAGTGGTGGATTCCTATGCCTCCCAGGCCCAGGCCGCATACATTCTGGAGCGCCAGCGAATGGCACAGGAGGCAACGTCGCTGCGGCAGGGCTATGTTGCGGCGCTCTTCGGGCCGGTCAGTGCGCCGCCGGAAATGCTCGCCCGCATTGCCCGGGGCCTCGGGGTGGGCGACGACGCAATCCTGATGGTGGCGGCAGCCGCCGCGGACAACACCGCCGCCCTCCATCTGGCTGTGGCAGCGGCTTCACGGCGCGGCGCTGACCTGTTCACGCATCCCCTGCCGGACGGGCTGGTGGTGTTTTGGGTGTGCGACGAGCGGAGCGGAAGCGCCGTCCGGGACGCCGCCGAGCAGGTCCGCGGCATTCCGTGCGGTCTGGTGGAACGCGTACACGGGCTGGCCGGCCTGAGGCTGGCCGCGCAGACGGCCCGGGCATTGGCGGCGCTGGCCGGCCCCGGCGACCGGGGAGCCCTGACCATGCGCAACGCGTGGGCCCGCCTCGCGCGGCACCGGCTGGCGGAGACCGGCATTCCCATGGTCCCGGATGTGGACGCGGCCCTGCAGGGCTGCGGCCCGGTGGAGCGGGAGCGGCTGCAGGAGGCCGTGAGCACCTACTTGGCGACCGGCAGCATCGCCCGGTCTGCGGAGCAGTTGTTCTGCCACCGGAATACCCTGATGAACCGGCTGCGCCGCTTCACCGAGCTCACCGGCATTGATGTGATGGTGCCGGAGCAGGCGGCGCGCCTGGTGGTGGCCTGGTCCTAGGATCCTAGGATCCTAGGATGCATTGACCGGGCCCGCCGCCGCTCCGTCCCCGTTTAGCGCCGGCGCCGCGCGGCCAGGCGTTCCAGCAGATCCTCCTCTGCATGTTCCCCGGGGGCGATCCCGCCGGGAATGCGCAGCAGGAAGAAGAGTCCCAGCGTCCACCACAGGCCAAAGAGCAGCCACGGGACGGCACCCAGCGCGGCCGGCATGCCGGGCAGGTACAGCGAGAGCAGTCCCAGGCACAGCACCACCGCGGCGATGCCGATCAGCTGACCGCCGTTGCCCTTGCCGCCGATACGCAGCGGGCGGTCCATCTTCGGTTCGCGGCGGCGCAGGAGGACAAACACCAGCGAAACCATCGCATAGGCAATCACAATGCTCGGTGACCCTGAATCAACCAGCCAGCCCAGCATGTTCTGCCCGAAGAACGGCGCCAGGACGGACAGTGCCCCGATGAACAGCAGCGCATTGACCGGGGTGCGGTACTTGGGGTGCAGCTTGCCGAACCAGGCCGGCAGCATCCCCGCGCGCGCCATCGAATACATCAGCCGTGAGGCACCCAGCAGCAGGGAGTTCCACGAGGTCAGGATGCCCGCGATTCCGCCCGCGATGAGGATCTTGGCCATGATGTCGGAGCCAAACAGTTTGCCCATGGCGTCCGCCGTCGCAATGTCGGTGCCGGCGAGCTCCTGCGCGTTCATGGCGGAGGAGGTGGTGAGGATGGTGCCCACGTACCAGATGGTGGCCAGCGCGACGGCGATGACCACCAGGCGGCCGATCTGCCGTGCGGGGATGTGGGTTTCCTCCGCGGACTGCGGAATGACGTCAAAGCCCACGAACATGAACGGAACCACCACCAGCACCGCGAAGAAGCCGCCCATCCCGCCCGTGAAGAAGGGCTCCATGTTGGCTGTCGATCCGCCGGTGAAGGAGCCAAAGACCAGCATCAGTCCGACAACGATCAGCAGCAGAACTACAAAGGTCTGCGCCACGCCGGCGTGCCTGACACCCAGAATATTCACTGCCGTAATGACGACGGCGGCCACCGCGCCCACCAGCGCCCAAGTCAGGTGCACGTGGTCCCCGGCAATCTCCCACAGCGGAACCGCGTTGAGGTTGGGGAACAGATAGGTGGCGGTCCGTGGCAGGGCCACGGCCTCAAAGGCCACAATGGTGATGTACCCGCCGGTAATCCCCCAGGATCCGATGAAGGACCACCGCGGTCCCATTCCGCGCAGCAGGTAGTTGTGCTCGCCGCCTGCCTTGGGCATGGCTGCCACGAGTTCGGCGTAGGTCAGGCCAACCACCGCCATGATCAGGCCGCCGGTGACCATGGCCAGGACCGCGCCCATGGTGCCGGCCGAGGTGATCCAGTCGCCGGTCAGGACCACCCAGCCGAAGCCGATCATGGCTCCGAAACCCAGGGCTAGAACGTCCCAGTTACCGAGGACCTTGAGGAGGGACGGCTCTGCGTCCCGCGTGGACTTCACTTCTGTTCTGCCCATTGATCTACCTATTCTGTGATTACCTCGGGTGGGTGTTGCGGTCAGGTGGTGATGCGGTGCCCGGCGCCGAACTGTCAGCCCGGATTTCCCCCGCGCAGATAGACGGTGGTGGTGTGGCTGAAGAATTCCTTCGCCGCGCCGCCCTGTTCCTTCGGTCCGTACCCGGATTTCCGTGCACCGCCGAAAGGCACGTGCGGATCGGCGCCTGCGGATTCCGAATTCACGTGCAGGATGCCAACGTCAAGGCTGTCCACGGCATCAAGCACGCGGGTGACATCCTGGGTAAAGACGGCGGCGCTGAGCCCGAATTCACTCTGGTTGGCCAGTTCAAAAGCCTGTCCGGCATCAGCAGCGCGGCGCACGCTCAGCACGGGGCCAAAGAACTCTTCCCGCCAAGCAGTGTTGGCTGCCCCGGCCGCCGGATCGCCCGGCAGTTCCAGCACCGTCGGCGGAAGGAAGAACCCGCCGTCCGGATCGGCGCGGCCCGGAGCCTTGCCCTGATAGGCAAGTTCCGCTCCTTCGGCCAGGGCCGCCTCCACCCCGGCGCTCACGCTGTCCGCAGCCGCTCCGTTAATCAGCGGCCCCATGTGGACTCCGTCGTCGGCGGGGTCCCCGGTCACCCAGGCATCAAGGCGGGCGCGGAGCCGGTCCAGGAAATAATCGGCCACCGCCCCGTCCACGATGAGGCGTGAGGTCGCAGTACATTTCTGGCCGGTGGAACGGAACGCTCCCAGCAGGACCTGCTCGGCTGCGAGATCCAGATCCGCATCCCGGAGCACGACGGCCGCGTTCTTGCCGCCCATCTCCGCCTGCACCGGAACGCCGCGCGCGGCACCGGCTGCGGCGAGGCGCCGTCCGATGCCGGTTGATCCGGTGAAGGTGAGACCGTCCAGCCGCGGGTGTTCCACCAGGGCGCTGCCCAGGCTCCCCGGTCCAATGACCAGGTTGAGCACACCCGCGGGGAGCCCCGCTTCCGCCAGGGCACCGGCCAGCCGCAACGCCAGCAACGGCACGGTGCTGGCGGGTTTCCACACCACCGTGTTGCCGTACGCCAGCGCCGGGGCGATCTTCCAGGCCGGGATAGCGATCGGAAAGTTGAAGGGTGTCACCACACCCACCACACCCAGCGGCTTGCGGACCACCAGGATCCGTTCGCCCCGGCGAGGGGAGGAGAAAACCTCCCCGGCGGACCGGTCCCCTTCGTTGCCGTAGTACCGAAGGATCTGTGCTGCGCGGAGCACTTCGCCCTGTGCCTCGGCTCGGGTTTTCCCTTCCTCCCGCGCCAGTTCCAGGCCGAGGCGCTCCTGGTCCCGTTCCAGGATGCCGGCGGCCCGGAGCAGGATTGCCCCGCGCTCATGCATCGGAGTACCGGCCCAGGCACGCGCCGCCGCCGACGCAGCGGCCACCGCACGATCCAGCTGCTCTGTGGAGGCCTGAGGGCCGTGAGCCACTGTTTCGCCGGGCCGGGCCGGGTTGACCGAAGTCAGGACGGAACCGGTGCCTTCTTCCCATGTTCCGTTGATGTAGTGCCGCAGTGCGGCGGCTGGTGCAGAGTGCGTCAAGGGAGCTCCTGGTGTGGGACGGCGGTGAGGCTGCGGACGGGATTCGCGGGCGGTTAGCGGAAGGCGGGGATGCCGGTGAGTTTCTGCCCCAGGATGAGGGTGTGCACTTCGTCGGTGCCCTCGTATGTGCGCACCGACTCCAGGTTGTTGGCGTGGCGCAGCGGTGAGTATTCCAAGGTGATGCCGTTGCCGCCGAGGATGGTCCTGGCTTCGCGGGCAATCGCAATGGCTTCGCGCACGTTGTTGAGCTTGCCCACTGAGATCTGGTGCGGCTGCAGGGTTCCGGCGTCCTTCAGCCGTCCCAGATGCAGGGCCAGCAGGAATCCCTTGTTGATTTCCAGGGCCATGTCCACCAGCTTCTGCTGGGTCAGCTGGTAACCGGCCAGCGGCCTGTCGAACTGCAGCCGCTCCTTGGAATAGGCCAGGGCGGTTTCGAAGGAATCGCGGGCGGCGCCCATGGAGCCCCAGATGATGCCGTAGCGGGCTTCATTCAGGCAGGAGAAGGGGCCGCGCAGTCCCTTGGCGCCGGGCAGGACTGCATCAGAAGGCAGGCGGAGGTCGGTCAGTTCAATCTCGCATTGGATGGAGGCACGCATCGAGAGCTTCGGTTCAATCGGCGTGGCGGCAAAGCCCGGCGTGTCAGTGGGCACAACGAAGCCGCGGACGCCGTCGTCGGTCTGCGCCCAGATGACGGCGACGGCGGCAACGTTGGCCAGTCCGATCCAGCGCTTGGTGCCGTTGAGCACCCAGTCGTCCCCGTCCCGGCGAGCGAAAGTCTTCATGGATGAGGGATCGGATCCGGCTGTCGGTTCGGTGAGCCCAAAGCAGCCAATGAGTTCGCCGGCTGCCATTCCCGGCAGCCACTGGGTTTTCTGCTCCTCCGAGCCCCATTTGGCGATGGCGCTCATCGCCAGTGACCCCTGCACGGAAACGAAGGTCCGCAGTCCGGAATCGCCGGCTTCCAGCTCTGCTCCGGCCAGCCCGTATTCGACCGCGGAACCGCCTGCGCAGCCGTAGCCGTGCAGGTGCATGCCCAGAAGACCGAGTTTGCCCATTTCCGGAACAATTTCGAGCGGGAAATGGGCGTCCTCGTACCAGCGCGCAATGTTCGGGCGGATCTGATCATTGACGAAACCGCGCACCCGTGCGCGCAGCTCCAGCTCCGCCGGGGTGAGCAGGGAGTCGAAGTTAATGAGGTCTGCGGGTTCCAAGGCTGCTTCGCCGGGTTCCTGGGCGGCAAGGGCGGTCATGATGCTCCATCTCTGTAGGGCGTTGCGGTTGTGCTGTGGGGCCGGCCCCTATCAGCGGGGCGGGTGTGTCAGGAAATGCTGGCTGCGGGTGCGGCGGAGGATGCCGCCTGAAGGATGGCCGTGCGGAGAACATCCAGCCCGTCGCGCAGCAGTTCGTCGCCAATGACCAGCGGCGGCAGAAGGCGGATGACGTTTCCGTAGGTACCGCAGGTCAGGGTCAGGACACCTTGGGCGTGGCAACCTGCGGAAACAGCTGCGGCCAGGTCCGGCCGGGGCTGCAGGGTGTGGGGATCGGCAAACTCCAGGGCCAGCATGGCTCCCCGGCCGCGGAACTGGGCCACGACGCCGATCTCCTCCACCAGCGGTTCCAGCAGCTCACGGGCTGCAGCTTCAATGGACCGGGCGTTGGCCAGCAGGGTGCCGTCTTCGAATTCCTCAAAGACTGCCAGTGCGGCCTCGCAGGCCAGCGGGTTGCCGGCATAGGTGCCGCCGAGTCCACCCGTATGCACGGCGTTCAAAAGCTCCGTCCGTCCGGTGACGGCGGACAGCGGCAGGCCCCCGGCCAGTGCCTTGGCGCTGAGGGTGATGTCGCCGGCCACGCCCTCGTACTCGCTGGCATACAGCGTGCCGGTGCGGCCCATGCCGGCCTGGATTTCATCCATGACCAGGACAATCCCGTGCCGGTCGGCGATCTTCCGCAGTCCGGCCAGGAAACCGGGCGCCGGAACAATGAACCCGCCCTCGCCCTGGATCGGCTCGATGACCATGGCAGCGAAGGTTTCCGGGCCGCTTTCTGCCAGCGTCTGCTCAACGGAGGCCAGTGCAGCTGCGGCGTTCCCTGCCTCGGCACCGGTTGAAGGGCGCAGGGGGTTGGCCGAGGCTGCCCGGATAACCTCGCCGGGCAGAGGACCGAAGTTGAGCCGGTACGGGTTTACCTTGGCGGTCATGGCCATGGTGAGCAGGCTGCGCCCGTGGTAGGCCTCGTCGAAAACCAGCACGTTAGGCCGGCCGGTTGCCGCGCGGGCTATCTTGACGGCGTTTTCCACGGCTTCGGCGCCGGTGGAAAACAGGGCGGTGCGCTTGTCGAAATCGCCGGGGGTGTGTTCATTGAGCCAGCGGCATACCTGGGTGAACGAGTCATATTCGGTAACCATGAAACAGGTGTGGGTGAACTTTTCCAGCTGCGCAGCCACCCGCTGCCGGACCCGCCGATTGGCGGCACCCACACTGGTCACCGCAATTCCGGAGGCAAAGTCGATGAACCGGTTGCCGTCCACGTCCTGGAGGATCCCGCCGTCGGCCCGGTCAATGAACACGGGCAATGTGACGCCGAAGCCGGCGCTGACGTGGGCCGTGCGCTCCTGGTGCAGCGCCCGGGAACGGGGGCCCGGCACGTCGGTTGCCAAGTGCCTGGTCTGGGGAAGGGTTGCGGCTGCGGATTCAAAAGATGTCTCGGTCATGCGCACACGCTACGGAGCAATGCGACGTGCGTCATTGAACATTTGAGCCAATTTTGGCCGCGGTACTGGATGATTTGTCTATGGTCTCCCTCACTGAGCTCAGCAACGCCCTGGGCCCCCTCCTGGTCTTCCATTCCGGACGGCAGCAGCCTAACCGCCAGCTCACCGGCGTCCATGTGTCCGAGCTGGAGGACCCCACGCCGTATCTGGAGGGCGGGGAACTGCTGCTCACCACCGGCATGCCGCTGGTGCGCAATGATGCCGCTGCCGGAGAGTACGTGGCGCGGCTTCGGGACAAGGGAATTTTGGCCCTTGGCCTGGGTTTGGGCCCGTGGCTGGAGGAGGTTCCTCTGCCGGTGGCCGAGGCCTGCGCAGCGGCGGGCGTTGAACTGCTGACCGTTCCCGACGGAGTGCCGTTCCAGAACATCTCCCGGGCGTACTGGCGGTTGTCCGCCCTGAGCAGCCAGGCCGACCTCATGAGCAGCCTGGGCACCCAGACAGCCCTCGCCCAGGCGGCGATGCGCCCGGACGCGACCACCGCCGTCGTCCGCGGCCTGGCGCAGGCGCTGGGGGGCTGGGCCGCGTATCTGCCCGCCGATTCGGGGCCGTCAACCTTTTGGCCCGCCAGCGCCGAGGGGTACATTCCGCCGCTGCGCGCCGAAACCCTCCGGCTCAACCGGGCCGGAACACACTCTGCGGCCACTTTTGAAATTCACGGGCAGGCCGTTGTGGAGTATTCCATCGGCACCAGCGGACGCATCCACGGTTTCCTCGCCGTAGGCCCCGGACGCACGCTGACGGCGGCGGACCGCCAGGTGATCCTGACCGTCTGCACGCTGCTCGCGCTCAAGGCACGGCAGCGGGAGGTGGTTTCCGGCGCCACTGCGACGCTGGGCGCTGCCGTGGCCAAGCTCGTCCTTCACGGACACACGGAGGCGGCACGCATCCTCGCTGCAGACGTGGGCCTGCAGGAACTGCCCGGCCGGGTGCGCGTGCTGGGACTTACTGTCCGGGCCGGCGAGAACCCGGGACTGCTGATTCGGGCCGCTTCCGCTCTGGTTCCCGATGCCGGGCTGCCTCCCCTTCCGGACTATTCGGCCGCCGGCCCGCTGCGCCATGAGGAGGAATCAGCCCTGTACCTGGTGCTTCCGGCCCACGAAGTTCCGGCCGCGGGGCAGGAACCGGGGGCCGCGGCGTCCAGCCCTGCGGCGGCCCATCCGCACCTGGCCGGAGCCCTGAGCGAGCCGGTCCCGCTGGGGGAAGCGGCGTCGGTGATGCCGGCCGTCCGGCGGGCCCTGCGGCAGGCACCGCCCGGTTCGCTGGTGGGGACCGGAAGTGACAGCAATTCCCGGGCGCGTGAATGGGTGACTCTTCTGCAGGGCTACCCGCGGGCGGACCTGGTGGGCACAGTGACCGAGTATCTGCGCCACCGCGGCCACTGGGAAAACGCCTCCCGCAGCCTGGGTGTGCACCGCAACTCGCTGCGGCACCGCATCGGCCTTGCTTCCTCGCTGCTCGGTGTGGACCTGGATGATCCCGATGTCTTTGCACCGCTGTGGATGGAGCTGCGGCACTACGAAAGGTGATCGGTTGGCTGCCTCTCGGCCTCTTCGCTGCGCAGCCAGGAGAGCACACTGTCCGTGTGCTCGCCCAGCCGGGGCGGGGCCTGGACGCGCGGTGCCAGCGGCGGCTCCCAGACGGCGGGGTGCCGCAGCTGCCGCCCGCTCACGGCGCCCGAGGCGTCCCGGACCTCGATGGTGGGTTCCAGTCCCAGCGATTCGGCGTAGGCAATGCCGTCATCAATGCCCGCGACCCGGCCGGCCGGCACGCCGGCCCGCGTCAGCCGTTCCTGCCATTGGGCAGCCGGAGCCGCCGCCAGCAGCTCTTCCAGCAGCGGCACCAGCGCCTCACGGTGTTGCACACGGGCACTGTTCGTTGCAAAGCGCCCGTCAGCGGCCAGGTCCGGCGCTCCCAGCTCCGCGGCGAGGCGGCGAAACTGTGCGTCATTGCCGCAGGCGACGGCAAGCGGTCCGTCAGCGCATTCAAGGAGTTGATACGGCACGATCGACGGGTGGGCGTTGCCCATTCTGGCCGGCACCGCTCCGGCCCCCAGGAAGGCCTGCCCCTGATTGGCCAGGGCTCCCTGCAGGCTGGAGAGCAGATTCAGCTGGACGTGGCTGCCGCGCCCGGTCGCGCGGCGGGCCTGGAGGGCGGCCAGTACGGCAATGGTGGCGTCCTTGGCCGTCAGCACGTCCACCAGCGCGACGCCGGCCTTGTACGGAGCACCGTCGGCTTCCCCCGTGATGCTCATCAGTCCGCCAAGGGCCTGGACGATGAAGTCATATCCGGGAATGTCCCTGCCGCCGGTTGTTCCGAAGCCGGAGATGGAGGCATACACCAGCCCGGGATTCGCGGTGCTGAGTTCGGCGTACCCCAGGCCCAGCCGGTCCAGTCCGCCGGGCTTGAAGTTCTCCACCAGCACGTCCGCACGCAGTGCCAATTCCCGCGCCGCCTGCAGATCGTCAGGGTCGCTGAGGTCCAGGCAGACGGACTCCTTGTTCCGGTTCACCGATTCAAAATACGTTGAACCTGTTTCCGACCAGGGCGGCCCCCAGCTGCGGGTGTCATCACCGGCTCCCGGGCGTTCCACCTTCACGACCCGGGCGCCCAGGTCCGCCAGCGTCATGGTGCACAGCGGGCCTGCCAGCACGCGGGAGAAATCTGCAACCAGGATCCCGTCAAGCGGCCGCTGGCCCGCGGCGTCCGCTGCGCAGCCTGCCGCTGATCCATCCAGTGCGGCCGGTCCGTCCGGCGATGCTGAATTCACCATCTGTATGCTCCCCTGTTCCCCGGCGGACTTTCTTTCAGGGAATTCCCCCTGTGTCACTCGTCACGCCGGACGGTGCATCCAGCTTAGACACGGGCCGGACCGGAGATTTGGACGAATTGTCCTGCCGCAGGGCGCTCTGCACACCGGACGCGGCGTGCGGGCCTAACTGGACAGGGATTGTGCGCGGCAGGTGGGCAACCGGCGGGAAAAAGAAAAAACCCCCGGAAAACCGGGGGTTTTAGTCTGTAGCGGTGGGGAGGCTCGATCTCCCGACCTCACGATTATGAGTCGTGCGCTCTAACCAACTGAGCTACACCGCCACTAAATGAGTGAAGCCCGCGTCCCTAAATTGGCCTCTGCAAAAACAAACAGCCTTAGCAACACGGGCCCTCCCATTGAGAGCCCCGACCGGGAATCGATCCCGGGACCTCCATCTTACCAAGATGGCGCTCTACCACTGAGCTATCGGGGCAACGAGTAAATACTTTACCAGTAGTTTTCGAGAACATGAAATCGGGCAAAAACCGCACAGATAAAGTGATCCGGGCCACTCTGAGGTGCGGGGAAATCGGCAGCTTCCCGAGCCCGCCGCTCCGCCTGGAAGTGGTGCCCCGAAGGAGGGTTTTCCGCCAATAGTCAGTATGCTTAGGGGACGAGAAAGTAGGCATAGTGACAGA
This genomic interval from Arthrobacter sunyaminii contains the following:
- a CDS encoding aldehyde dehydrogenase family protein; translation: MTHSAPAAALRHYINGTWEEGTGSVLTSVNPARPGETVAHGPQASTEQLDRAVAAASAAARAWAGTPMHERGAILLRAAGILERDQERLGLELAREEGKTRAEAQGEVLRAAQILRYYGNEGDRSAGEVFSSPRRGERILVVRKPLGVVGVVTPFNFPIAIPAWKIAPALAYGNTVVWKPASTVPLLALRLAGALAEAGLPAGVLNLVIGPGSLGSALVEHPRLDGLTFTGSTGIGRRLAAAGAARGVPVQAEMGGKNAAVVLRDADLDLAAEQVLLGAFRSTGQKCTATSRLIVDGAVADYFLDRLRARLDAWVTGDPADDGVHMGPLINGAAADSVSAGVEAALAEGAELAYQGKAPGRADPDGGFFLPPTVLELPGDPAAGAANTAWREEFFGPVLSVRRAADAGQAFELANQSEFGLSAAVFTQDVTRVLDAVDSLDVGILHVNSESAGADPHVPFGGARKSGYGPKEQGGAAKEFFSHTTTVYLRGGNPG
- a CDS encoding aminotransferase class III-fold pyridoxal phosphate-dependent enzyme, with amino-acid sequence MTETSFESAAATLPQTRHLATDVPGPRSRALHQERTAHVSAGFGVTLPVFIDRADGGILQDVDGNRFIDFASGIAVTSVGAANRRVRQRVAAQLEKFTHTCFMVTEYDSFTQVCRWLNEHTPGDFDKRTALFSTGAEAVENAVKIARAATGRPNVLVFDEAYHGRSLLTMAMTAKVNPYRLNFGPLPGEVIRAASANPLRPSTGAEAGNAAAALASVEQTLAESGPETFAAMVIEPIQGEGGFIVPAPGFLAGLRKIADRHGIVLVMDEIQAGMGRTGTLYASEYEGVAGDITLSAKALAGGLPLSAVTGRTELLNAVHTGGLGGTYAGNPLACEAALAVFEEFEDGTLLANARSIEAAARELLEPLVEEIGVVAQFRGRGAMLALEFADPHTLQPRPDLAAAVSAGCHAQGVLTLTCGTYGNVIRLLPPLVIGDELLRDGLDVLRTAILQAASSAAPAASIS
- a CDS encoding acyl-CoA dehydrogenase family protein, translated to MTALAAQEPGEAALEPADLINFDSLLTPAELELRARVRGFVNDQIRPNIARWYEDAHFPLEIVPEMGKLGLLGMHLHGYGCAGGSAVEYGLAGAELEAGDSGLRTFVSVQGSLAMSAIAKWGSEEQKTQWLPGMAAGELIGCFGLTEPTAGSDPSSMKTFARRDGDDWVLNGTKRWIGLANVAAVAVIWAQTDDGVRGFVVPTDTPGFAATPIEPKLSMRASIQCEIELTDLRLPSDAVLPGAKGLRGPFSCLNEARYGIIWGSMGAARDSFETALAYSKERLQFDRPLAGYQLTQQKLVDMALEINKGFLLALHLGRLKDAGTLQPHQISVGKLNNVREAIAIAREARTILGGNGITLEYSPLRHANNLESVRTYEGTDEVHTLILGQKLTGIPAFR
- a CDS encoding PucR family transcriptional regulator, which codes for MVSLTELSNALGPLLVFHSGRQQPNRQLTGVHVSELEDPTPYLEGGELLLTTGMPLVRNDAAAGEYVARLRDKGILALGLGLGPWLEEVPLPVAEACAAAGVELLTVPDGVPFQNISRAYWRLSALSSQADLMSSLGTQTALAQAAMRPDATTAVVRGLAQALGGWAAYLPADSGPSTFWPASAEGYIPPLRAETLRLNRAGTHSAATFEIHGQAVVEYSIGTSGRIHGFLAVGPGRTLTAADRQVILTVCTLLALKARQREVVSGATATLGAAVAKLVLHGHTEAARILAADVGLQELPGRVRVLGLTVRAGENPGLLIRAASALVPDAGLPPLPDYSAAGPLRHEEESALYLVLPAHEVPAAGQEPGAAASSPAAAHPHLAGALSEPVPLGEAASVMPAVRRALRQAPPGSLVGTGSDSNSRAREWVTLLQGYPRADLVGTVTEYLRHRGHWENASRSLGVHRNSLRHRIGLASSLLGVDLDDPDVFAPLWMELRHYER